A portion of the Tepidanaerobacter syntrophicus genome contains these proteins:
- a CDS encoding YbaK/EbsC family protein yields MSVEAVKNYFKEKNIDANIKVFEDTSTVEKAAKALNVTEGEIVKSLLLKVKEKYIMVLMAGDKRISNRKFKNIFACKPKMPEPEEVMEITGHPVGGVCPFALRNPIDIYLDISLKEYGTVYPAAGEFNAAVKLSVQELEELTLGKWIDISQ; encoded by the coding sequence TTGTCGGTAGAGGCTGTAAAGAATTACTTTAAAGAAAAAAATATCGATGCAAACATAAAAGTTTTCGAAGATACCAGCACAGTGGAAAAAGCTGCTAAAGCATTAAATGTTACAGAAGGAGAAATAGTAAAGTCTTTGCTTTTAAAAGTAAAGGAGAAATACATAATGGTTTTGATGGCAGGGGATAAGCGAATCAGCAACCGTAAATTTAAAAATATTTTTGCTTGCAAACCTAAAATGCCGGAGCCGGAGGAAGTGATGGAGATAACAGGTCACCCGGTAGGCGGGGTCTGCCCCTTTGCCCTGAGAAATCCCATTGATATTTATCTTGATATTTCTCTAAAAGAATATGGTACTGTATATCCTGCGGCAGGGGAATTTAATGCGGCTGTAAAATTGTCCGTGCAGGAGCTGGAAGAGTTAACCTTGGGAAAGTGGATTGATATTAGCCAGTAA
- a CDS encoding heavy metal translocating P-type ATPase, with protein MIYELKNLDCPHCAAKIEDELKKIDGLSDATVNFASKTVRINEDLEEKAEEAIKKVDPNIKLISKKSSSFSHHTNDEDEERDTFRTKLFRIIFSFLFLIAGIILSPKLHGRFEIIEYSLFVISYILAGKNVLKSAFSNIFRGQIFDENFLMTIATLGAFAIHQLPEAASVMLFYCIGEYLQSLAVNRSRKSIGDLMDIRPDYANLVTDKGIIRVLPETINIGDTIFIRPGEKIPLDGEVVEGASYLDTSTLTGESVPRSVETGDKIMAGMINMEGTLKVKVEKTFEDSSVSKILELVQNASSRKAKTEQIITKFARYYTPLVVLAAAAIALIPPVIIPGESFSKWIYRALTMLVISCPCALVISVPLGYFGGIGGASRKGILVKGANFIDILADLDIAVFDKTGTLTEGVFKVSRIVPVNGFTQEELLRFAAYAEAYSNHPISRSIIEAYGKPINDSEIKGYKEIAGRGVMAKVKDKQILAGNEKLLKSEEIEANLDNKGIVGTVVHIAIDDRYAGYILIADKIRQDAAKTIKELKNLGIKKVVMLTGDAKETAENVAKELGIDEYYAELLPEEKVEKLEELKYYNGSRNNTAFIGDGINDAPVLACADVGIAMGGLGSDAAIEAADIVIMEDALSKIPQAVKMARYTKKIIMQNITGALGVKLIFLAMGALGIANMWEAVFADVGVALLAVMNSIRTLRVK; from the coding sequence ATGATATATGAACTAAAAAACCTAGATTGTCCCCATTGCGCGGCGAAAATCGAAGACGAATTAAAGAAAATCGACGGCTTGTCTGATGCGACAGTAAACTTTGCCAGTAAGACCGTCCGAATAAATGAAGACCTTGAAGAAAAAGCTGAGGAAGCTATTAAAAAAGTAGATCCCAATATCAAATTAATTTCAAAGAAATCTTCCTCATTTAGTCATCATACTAATGATGAAGACGAAGAAAGGGATACATTTCGCACGAAACTTTTTCGCATAATTTTTTCATTTCTTTTCTTAATAGCCGGAATAATATTATCCCCTAAGCTTCATGGAAGATTTGAGATTATAGAATACAGTCTATTTGTTATATCCTATATACTAGCCGGAAAGAATGTTCTAAAGTCTGCATTTTCCAATATATTTCGCGGACAAATATTTGATGAAAACTTTTTAATGACTATTGCTACCTTAGGAGCATTTGCGATACACCAGCTGCCTGAAGCTGCAAGCGTAATGCTATTTTACTGTATAGGCGAGTACCTCCAGTCCCTTGCTGTAAACAGAAGCCGCAAGTCTATCGGAGATCTTATGGATATTAGGCCTGATTATGCAAATCTAGTGACAGACAAAGGCATAATCAGAGTTTTGCCTGAAACTATCAACATAGGTGACACGATATTTATTCGACCGGGAGAAAAGATCCCCCTTGATGGCGAAGTCGTGGAAGGTGCTTCATATCTTGACACTTCAACCCTTACAGGAGAATCAGTCCCCCGCAGTGTGGAAACCGGAGATAAAATAATGGCCGGAATGATTAATATGGAAGGGACATTAAAGGTAAAAGTAGAGAAAACCTTTGAAGACTCTTCTGTTTCGAAAATACTTGAGTTAGTCCAGAATGCATCTTCTCGCAAAGCAAAAACAGAACAGATAATTACAAAATTTGCAAGATACTATACGCCTTTAGTGGTGCTGGCAGCAGCAGCAATTGCTCTTATCCCCCCTGTGATTATACCGGGAGAGAGCTTTAGCAAGTGGATATATAGAGCATTGACGATGTTGGTAATTTCTTGCCCCTGCGCCCTGGTGATTTCGGTGCCCCTTGGATATTTCGGAGGAATCGGAGGAGCTTCACGAAAGGGAATTCTTGTTAAAGGCGCAAACTTCATAGATATTTTAGCCGATCTTGATATAGCGGTATTTGACAAGACGGGCACACTTACAGAAGGTGTTTTTAAAGTGAGCCGGATAGTGCCTGTAAACGGATTTACACAAGAAGAGCTGCTGCGATTTGCAGCATATGCCGAAGCTTATTCCAACCACCCCATATCAAGATCCATAATAGAGGCTTATGGTAAACCCATAAATGATTCCGAGATAAAGGGATATAAAGAAATAGCAGGGCGGGGTGTAATGGCAAAAGTTAAGGATAAACAAATACTTGCCGGCAATGAAAAGCTTTTAAAAAGCGAGGAAATAGAAGCAAATTTAGATAATAAAGGTATAGTTGGAACAGTAGTTCATATAGCAATTGACGATAGATATGCGGGATATATCCTAATTGCTGATAAAATCCGGCAAGATGCAGCAAAAACAATTAAAGAGCTTAAAAATTTGGGAATAAAGAAAGTCGTAATGCTTACAGGCGATGCAAAAGAAACAGCTGAAAATGTAGCAAAAGAGCTTGGAATTGATGAATATTATGCAGAGCTTTTGCCTGAAGAAAAAGTAGAGAAATTAGAAGAACTTAAATACTACAATGGCTCAAGAAATAATACGGCTTTTATTGGAGACGGAATAAACGATGCGCCGGTACTTGCTTGCGCAGATGTGGGAATTGCAATGGGAGGCTTAGGCTCTGATGCTGCTATTGAAGCTGCTGATATAGTTATTATGGAAGATGCCCTCTCTAAAATTCCCCAAGCTGTAAAAATGGCAAGATATACCAAAAAGATAATTATGCAAAATATTACAGGAGCGCTAGGCGTAAAACTCATTTTCCTAGCTATGGGAGCATTGGGCATTGCTAATATGTGGGAAGCGGTTTTTGCAGATGTTGGTGTGGCTCTTCTTGCTGTAATGAACTCAATCAGGACTTTACGCGTAAAGTAA
- the zupT gene encoding zinc transporter ZupT, with protein MDQRALTALAISVLAGMSTMLGSVLIFFAKSKSEKIVSCSLGFAAGVMISVSFSDLLPQAQRAIGIYTGESRAVVFSVIFMALGLLAALSIDYFVPHEEFDTEKNDKPHKNLYRVGFVSMLAITLHNFPEGVATFMAGYNDPVLGASIGIAIAFHNIPEGISVAMPIYFATQSKATALKYTFLSGIAEPIGAILTFLALRPFINDFLLGATFAVVAGIMIYISFEELIPTSRQYGYSRLALLSSFAGICLMPLTGVIFM; from the coding sequence TTGGATCAACGAGCTTTAACGGCATTGGCAATTTCTGTCTTAGCCGGCATGTCAACAATGCTGGGCTCTGTTTTAATATTTTTTGCAAAATCAAAAAGTGAAAAAATAGTTTCGTGCTCATTGGGATTTGCAGCAGGAGTAATGATTTCGGTATCGTTTTCCGATTTACTGCCGCAAGCTCAACGAGCTATAGGAATCTATACCGGAGAAAGCCGGGCGGTAGTTTTTTCGGTGATATTTATGGCATTGGGTCTGCTGGCTGCTTTATCAATTGATTACTTCGTTCCCCATGAAGAATTTGATACAGAAAAAAATGATAAGCCACATAAAAACCTATACCGAGTAGGCTTTGTTTCGATGCTTGCTATTACATTACATAATTTTCCGGAGGGGGTCGCAACCTTTATGGCTGGCTATAATGATCCGGTTCTTGGAGCATCAATAGGTATTGCGATTGCTTTTCACAATATACCTGAAGGTATCTCAGTGGCTATGCCCATTTATTTTGCGACACAAAGCAAAGCCACTGCTTTAAAATATACTTTTTTATCAGGCATTGCCGAACCTATTGGCGCAATTTTAACATTTCTTGCATTAAGACCGTTCATTAATGATTTTTTACTGGGAGCAACCTTTGCAGTAGTAGCAGGTATTATGATTTATATAAGCTTTGAGGAGCTTATTCCCACTTCAAGACAGTATGGCTACAGCAGGCTGGCGCTTTTGTCATCTTTTGCCGGCATTTGCCTGATGCCATTAACCGGAGTTATATTTATGTGA
- a CDS encoding anaerobic nitric oxide reductase flavorubredoxin, whose translation MSFKINDNVKWVGKIDWELRKFHGEDLSTHRGSSYNSYLVQDEKTVLIDTVWEPFADEFIEQLKKEVDLKKIDYIIANHGEIDHSGALPALMREIPGTPIYCTNNGIKSLKGQYHEDWNFIPVKTGDRLSLGKKEIIFIEAPMLHWPDTMFSYLTEDNILFSNDAFGQHYASEHMYNDLVDQSELYGEALKYYANILAPFSKLVDKKITEVLNLNLKIDMICPSHGVIWRKDPLQIVKIYQEWANAYQENQITIIYDTMWNETRRMAEAIAEGIRQTNQGITIKLFNSARSDNNDIITEIFKSKAILVGSPTVNRFVLHSTGGLLGVLKGLGLKNKKAAAFGTYGWSGEGVKIITEELQKAGFEIINDGIKLMWNPDKEGKQKCIEFGREIGEILNNN comes from the coding sequence ATGAGTTTTAAAATTAACGATAATGTCAAATGGGTAGGAAAGATTGATTGGGAACTTAGGAAGTTTCATGGAGAAGATTTGTCGACACACCGCGGTTCCAGCTACAATTCTTACCTTGTGCAAGATGAAAAGACGGTGCTTATTGATACAGTATGGGAACCCTTTGCAGATGAATTTATCGAGCAGCTAAAAAAAGAGGTCGATTTGAAAAAAATCGATTATATAATTGCAAACCATGGCGAAATTGACCATAGCGGCGCGCTGCCGGCACTGATGAGGGAAATTCCAGGAACACCTATATATTGCACTAACAATGGTATAAAATCTTTAAAGGGACAATACCATGAAGATTGGAATTTTATTCCGGTAAAAACCGGCGATCGATTAAGTCTAGGAAAGAAGGAAATTATCTTTATAGAAGCTCCGATGCTTCACTGGCCGGACACCATGTTTTCTTACCTTACAGAAGACAATATTTTATTCAGCAATGACGCTTTTGGCCAGCATTATGCATCAGAGCATATGTATAATGACCTTGTAGACCAAAGCGAACTTTATGGAGAAGCCTTAAAATATTATGCAAACATATTAGCCCCTTTTAGCAAACTTGTGGATAAAAAAATTACCGAAGTTTTAAATCTAAATCTTAAAATAGATATGATATGCCCAAGCCACGGTGTGATATGGAGAAAAGATCCCTTACAGATTGTAAAGATATACCAGGAATGGGCCAATGCCTACCAAGAAAACCAGATAACAATAATTTATGATACTATGTGGAATGAGACAAGAAGAATGGCAGAGGCCATAGCAGAGGGGATAAGACAGACAAATCAAGGCATTACAATAAAACTGTTCAACAGTGCCCGATCTGACAATAACGACATCATTACCGAAATCTTTAAATCAAAAGCTATTTTAGTAGGTTCTCCTACTGTAAACCGCTTTGTGCTCCACTCGACGGGAGGCTTACTTGGAGTATTGAAAGGTCTGGGGCTTAAAAATAAAAAAGCTGCGGCTTTTGGAACTTACGGTTGGAGCGGAGAAGGAGTCAAAATAATTACAGAAGAACTCCAAAAAGCCGGTTTTGAAATAATAAATGATGGAATTAAGCTAATGTGGAACCCTGACAAGGAAGGCAAACAGAAATGTATAGAATTCGGTCGGGAAATTGGAGAAATATTAAACAATAACTAA
- a CDS encoding GerMN domain-containing protein, with product MKKFLAILIALSLLVITPACSINQKTASINLYYTNNDNSQVLTETREIKYTKDEEIPKLALEELLKGPKTQGLKSTIPEGTKLLDINVKDKIATVNLSKDFTGFPGMMAESLALISIVNTLTDIDGIEKVEILVDGKEFIGPSGNPYGLLTRYDIDQINNDLSGKKETVTLYFPDEQAMYVVPEKREITVKDDKPIAQIVIEELMKGPTVSGLTATSIPKDAKLLSVEVKDGIAYVNFSKELIENHVGGSTGEMMTIVPIVNSLTELPGINKVQFLVEGKKEQTLAGHVIFDEPFERMEEWIKK from the coding sequence ATGAAAAAATTTTTAGCAATACTCATCGCGCTAAGTCTTTTGGTAATAACGCCCGCCTGCTCGATAAACCAGAAAACGGCATCAATTAATTTGTATTATACAAATAATGACAACAGCCAAGTTTTAACCGAAACCAGAGAAATCAAATATACCAAAGATGAAGAAATTCCAAAACTTGCCTTGGAAGAACTTTTAAAAGGACCCAAGACTCAAGGTTTAAAATCCACCATTCCGGAAGGAACAAAGCTTTTAGATATTAATGTAAAAGATAAAATTGCTACCGTAAATTTGTCAAAGGATTTTACGGGATTTCCGGGCATGATGGCTGAAAGTTTGGCGCTAATTTCTATCGTAAATACATTAACAGATATAGACGGTATCGAAAAAGTTGAAATACTTGTCGATGGTAAAGAGTTTATAGGACCAAGCGGCAACCCTTACGGTCTTTTGACTCGCTATGACATTGATCAAATCAATAATGATTTAAGTGGAAAAAAGGAAACTGTTACGCTTTATTTCCCTGATGAGCAAGCAATGTATGTTGTTCCCGAAAAGCGTGAAATTACAGTAAAGGACGATAAGCCTATAGCACAAATTGTGATTGAAGAATTGATGAAGGGTCCAACTGTGTCCGGCCTTACAGCAACTTCTATTCCAAAAGACGCAAAACTGCTTTCAGTAGAAGTAAAGGATGGCATTGCATATGTAAACTTTTCCAAAGAGCTTATTGAAAACCATGTAGGTGGTTCTACAGGCGAAATGATGACCATCGTCCCTATAGTAAATTCCCTTACGGAACTTCCCGGAATAAATAAAGTTCAGTTTCTTGTAGAAGGTAAAAAAGAACAGACCTTAGCGGGTCATGTTATCTTCGATGAACCTTTTGAAAGAATGGAAGAGTGGATAAAAAAATAG